A window from Fibrobacter sp. UWB11 encodes these proteins:
- a CDS encoding metallophosphoesterase, which yields MACEKCAERQLWICGDIHGDLSGLVRNAVNCGMSHADILVVGDFGAGFGRPKSMDVAYGKVCTTLEKNDICIYTIRGNHDNPAFFDGLHDFEWLHFLSDHRIIELCGKRIYPIGGAVSADIDFVDPLIRKSRRMINDTLIRMGSSKRIWWPDEAPVPIVESFSTAVDVVASHEAPLSFAPPLVRADYVRDVTWQKIVESRKYLDYVLQTVKPILWFYGHYHCCYEGNYQKTHYRCLDIAEMTRIV from the coding sequence ATGGCTTGTGAGAAGTGCGCTGAACGACAATTATGGATTTGCGGGGATATTCACGGCGATTTGTCTGGGTTAGTTCGGAATGCTGTGAATTGCGGGATGTCGCACGCCGATATCCTGGTTGTCGGTGATTTTGGTGCAGGTTTTGGCCGCCCGAAATCGATGGATGTCGCTTACGGCAAAGTGTGTACCACGCTAGAGAAAAATGACATTTGCATATACACGATTCGCGGCAATCATGATAATCCTGCGTTTTTTGATGGTTTGCATGATTTTGAATGGCTGCATTTTTTGTCGGACCACCGCATAATTGAACTTTGCGGCAAGAGAATTTACCCTATCGGTGGGGCTGTTTCTGCCGACATAGATTTTGTTGATCCTCTAATCCGCAAATCACGGCGAATGATAAACGATACCCTAATCAGGATGGGCTCTTCTAAACGCATCTGGTGGCCTGATGAGGCTCCTGTGCCGATTGTTGAAAGTTTCTCCACTGCTGTAGATGTTGTTGCGTCGCACGAGGCTCCGCTTTCGTTTGCACCGCCCCTTGTGCGGGCCGATTATGTGCGAGATGTAACTTGGCAGAAGATTGTTGAGTCGCGCAAGTACTTGGATTATGTTTTGCAAACGGTCAAGCCGATCTTGTGGTTTTACGGGCATTATCATTGCTGTTATGAGGGAAATTATCAAAAAACACATTATCGCTGCCTCGATATTGCTGAAATGACGCGGATTGTTTGA
- a CDS encoding YafY family protein gives MADMTRGERTVQLFAKVISNPDKKFTVSDLMTSFEIPEGERRNVQRDMRFLSEMDGGRYIAVETVGRTAYYTSALRNAERLLFPNFENTMLHFVFLKRIANIYPATSEIISQLLERIEKSLPHSEQKSLQLLGDALNTKILFMGAPPDFEEDSSEKIRIILQAVHEHRKIDVTYKTEDGERQSTRIPLMIIIYEDDLYVGCQRQDGDTYTLKFRRIKNVKLSKEPFVEDPKVLDKLRKQVMSGVVLMGSQEPKLEDIEIEFKSRTILYLDENPFNRSMRIGKPKNGKVTVKLKAEINNLLFNWIVSFTDAACVKKPVSLRNRLRNYAKFLMENYGE, from the coding sequence ATGGCAGATATGACTCGCGGCGAAAGGACGGTGCAACTCTTTGCGAAGGTGATTTCAAACCCTGACAAGAAATTTACCGTTAGCGATTTGATGACTTCGTTTGAAATTCCCGAGGGCGAACGTCGCAATGTTCAGCGTGACATGAGGTTCCTTTCGGAAATGGATGGCGGTCGCTATATTGCTGTTGAAACGGTGGGGCGCACGGCTTATTATACTTCGGCACTCCGCAATGCAGAAAGGCTCCTGTTCCCGAACTTCGAAAACACGATGCTGCATTTCGTATTTCTGAAACGAATTGCGAACATTTATCCGGCTACTAGCGAAATCATCTCGCAACTTCTGGAACGCATCGAAAAAAGTTTGCCGCATAGTGAACAGAAGTCGCTCCAGTTGCTTGGTGATGCTCTAAACACCAAAATTCTTTTTATGGGTGCTCCGCCGGATTTTGAAGAGGATTCCAGTGAAAAAATCCGGATTATTTTGCAGGCCGTTCACGAACATCGCAAAATCGATGTGACCTACAAAACGGAAGATGGTGAAAGACAATCGACCCGAATCCCGCTAATGATCATCATCTACGAAGATGACCTCTATGTGGGTTGCCAACGACAGGACGGCGATACCTATACGCTCAAGTTCCGCCGAATCAAGAATGTCAAGCTGTCAAAAGAACCATTTGTCGAAGACCCAAAGGTCCTTGACAAACTCCGCAAACAGGTGATGTCTGGGGTGGTGTTGATGGGGAGCCAGGAGCCGAAACTTGAAGATATAGAGATTGAGTTCAAGAGCCGGACAATCCTTTATCTCGACGAAAATCCGTTTAACCGCTCCATGCGAATCGGCAAGCCGAAAAACGGAAAGGTTACGGTGAAACTGAAAGCCGAAATAAATAATCTCTTGTTCAACTGGATCGTTTCTTTTACGGATGCTGCTTGCGTTAAAAAGCCGGTCTCTTTACGTAATCGTCTCAGAAACTACGCTAAATTTTTAATGGAAAATTACGGGGAGTAA